A stretch of Desulfotalea psychrophila LSv54 DNA encodes these proteins:
- a CDS encoding sigma-70 family RNA polymerase sigma factor, which yields MTIGKESLAGVGECRVSGEFSLDKTIVPLALTKQKKSSPVLGEPLVAGSDLLKEGVRAPKRRISSSQRKQGDSTAAADSMNIYMREMGSLKLLKYDDERKLAQTIEKGKKQVQFAVLQSTLAMPILLQMKETIVENPGKISLFVGGIPDAQFDVIAEACDVFLANWQTCVGLDGQRKKYLKKYLSPSLSADAREKLLFNILQCGKQIAELFEDRVLSSEYVNMVAQAAEDLSKRFRKIFVELIAGEGDLPEEEMRSPEELERLVDLQFIRESGSSLQSLNELLKEVEEGRFISKEAKEALVRANLRLVISVSKRFVNRGLQFSDLIQEGNIGLMKAVEKFDYRRGFKFSTYATWWIRQSITRGIADQGRTIRLPVHMIETINRMLRVSKDFYLEEHREPSVEEVAGQLGTEVDKVKSALKIAKDAISLDTPVGDDGETYLGDFIVDKNCLGPDGFAMVASLKECLSQVLSSLSPREEKVLKMRYGILEKREYTLEEVGRCFNVTRERIRQIEAQAISKLKHPSRCGDLKVFMTD from the coding sequence ATGACCATAGGGAAAGAATCATTGGCCGGTGTTGGTGAGTGTAGGGTGAGCGGTGAATTTTCATTGGATAAAACTATTGTTCCCCTGGCCTTAACGAAGCAGAAAAAATCTTCTCCTGTGCTTGGAGAGCCCTTAGTAGCAGGTTCTGATTTGTTGAAGGAAGGAGTCCGAGCCCCTAAGCGCCGTATTTCTTCTTCGCAGAGAAAGCAGGGTGATTCGACGGCAGCCGCAGACTCCATGAATATTTATATGCGGGAGATGGGGAGCCTGAAGCTTCTTAAGTATGATGATGAGCGAAAACTCGCTCAGACTATTGAAAAGGGGAAAAAACAGGTGCAGTTTGCTGTTTTACAGTCCACCCTTGCCATGCCAATTCTTCTCCAGATGAAAGAAACTATTGTAGAAAACCCTGGTAAAATATCTCTCTTTGTCGGAGGTATTCCCGATGCTCAATTTGATGTTATTGCAGAGGCGTGTGATGTCTTCCTTGCCAATTGGCAGACCTGTGTGGGGCTTGATGGGCAACGGAAGAAGTATCTTAAGAAATATCTTTCCCCATCTCTGAGCGCAGATGCCAGGGAGAAGCTACTCTTTAATATTTTGCAATGTGGAAAGCAGATAGCTGAGCTGTTTGAAGATAGGGTGCTCTCTTCTGAGTATGTCAACATGGTCGCCCAGGCAGCCGAGGATCTCTCTAAGCGATTTCGTAAAATTTTTGTTGAGCTTATTGCCGGGGAAGGAGACTTGCCGGAGGAGGAGATGCGGAGCCCGGAAGAGCTTGAGCGGTTGGTTGATCTGCAGTTTATTCGCGAATCGGGCAGTAGTCTACAAAGTCTTAATGAACTGTTAAAAGAAGTTGAAGAGGGTCGTTTTATAAGCAAAGAGGCCAAGGAGGCCTTGGTGCGGGCCAATCTTCGTCTAGTGATTTCGGTGTCCAAGCGTTTTGTTAATAGAGGTCTGCAATTTTCTGATCTTATCCAGGAGGGTAATATTGGTTTGATGAAGGCTGTGGAAAAATTTGATTACCGTCGTGGTTTTAAATTCAGTACCTATGCGACCTGGTGGATTCGCCAATCTATTACTCGTGGCATTGCCGATCAGGGGAGAACGATCAGGTTGCCCGTGCATATGATTGAGACGATTAACCGAATGCTTCGTGTGTCAAAGGATTTTTATCTGGAGGAACATCGGGAACCGTCCGTGGAAGAGGTGGCAGGTCAACTCGGGACGGAGGTTGACAAGGTTAAGTCTGCTTTGAAAATTGCCAAAGATGCTATTTCGCTCGACACGCCGGTGGGTGATGATGGCGAGACGTATTTAGGTGATTTTATTGTTGATAAAAATTGTCTCGGCCCTGATGGCTTTGCCATGGTGGCAAGCCTTAAGGAGTGTCTCAGTCAGGTGCTCTCCTCTCTTTCTCCCCGTGAGGAGAAGGTGTTGAAGATGCGTTATGGCATCCTTGAAAAGCGGGAGTATACCCTGGAAGAGGTTGGACGTTGTTTTAATGTGACTCGGGAAAGAATCAGGCAAATCGAGGCGCAGGCAATCTCTAAATTAAAGCATCCATCCCGTTGCGGTGATCTGAAGGTTTTCATGACCGATTAG
- the dprA gene encoding DNA-processing protein DprA: MRGFWRLIEFYHHPSRVLDASLAQIRSVAGLREGQLAGFADPQSLRLSAAEELGRLDALGLLAISFSSPLYPENLKQIFDPPPVLYASGDLSLLNTHALAIVGARASTSYGRRVAHNLSSAVSLAGLTVVSGLALGVDTAAHEGALAVSGKTIAVLGCGLDIVYPYQNKKLYKIIAGEGLVITEYPLGTRPDGFRFPARNRIIAGMSDGVLVVEAARKSGSLITAQLALDFNREVFAVPGQIDSVKSAGTHILLQQGAKLVHDVTDILEEFPFPLRVGQGGQKGEASLPSEAGQQILDLLDVYPSSQEELMVESKLSAKKVAEELLLLELEDLIEILPGNMVRRV, from the coding sequence GTGCGCGGTTTTTGGCGACTTATTGAGTTTTATCATCATCCAAGCAGGGTGTTGGACGCATCTCTTGCTCAAATTCGATCTGTTGCAGGTCTTAGAGAGGGGCAGCTAGCAGGTTTTGCCGATCCCCAGTCTCTTCGTCTTTCTGCGGCAGAAGAGCTTGGCAGATTAGATGCTCTTGGCCTGTTGGCCATTTCGTTTTCATCTCCTCTCTATCCTGAGAACCTTAAACAAATTTTTGATCCTCCTCCTGTTCTCTATGCATCCGGTGATCTCTCCCTCTTGAATACTCATGCCCTTGCCATTGTCGGGGCTCGGGCATCGACCTCGTATGGCAGACGAGTTGCCCATAATCTTTCCTCGGCGGTCTCTCTTGCCGGCCTGACGGTTGTTTCTGGCCTTGCCCTTGGCGTTGATACGGCGGCCCATGAGGGGGCTTTGGCTGTTTCCGGTAAGACTATTGCTGTACTTGGCTGTGGCCTTGATATTGTCTATCCCTATCAGAATAAAAAACTCTATAAAATCATTGCTGGGGAAGGTCTTGTTATTACTGAATATCCTCTGGGGACCCGACCCGATGGCTTTCGTTTTCCGGCCCGGAATAGGATTATTGCCGGTATGAGCGATGGTGTTTTGGTGGTGGAGGCAGCAAGGAAATCAGGCTCTCTTATTACTGCCCAGCTTGCCCTTGATTTTAATAGAGAGGTGTTTGCCGTACCGGGTCAGATCGACTCGGTTAAAAGCGCCGGGACTCACATCCTCCTGCAGCAGGGGGCAAAGCTTGTTCATGATGTCACTGATATTTTAGAAGAATTTCCATTTCCTCTCCGTGTCGGGCAGGGTGGGCAGAAGGGTGAGGCGAGCCTGCCGTCGGAGGCGGGCCAGCAGATTTTGGATCTCTTGGATGTCTATCCTTCTTCCCAAGAAGAGCTTATGGTAGAGTCGAAACTTTCAGCAAAAAAAGTGGCAGAGGAGTTATTGTTGCTTGAACTTGAAGACTTGATTGAGATTTTGCCGGGAAAT